In one Portunus trituberculatus isolate SZX2019 chromosome 31, ASM1759143v1, whole genome shotgun sequence genomic region, the following are encoded:
- the LOC123511578 gene encoding uncharacterized protein LOC123511578 isoform X3 — translation MARVDERKKEEDEEERKNESGRGGGAKTQYSGATIETEGIQRQCRKRNTELAGLQEAQSRREAGELEKNLADDSGLLKVLLDHLSEAEKDNLLLLQYSAEDTSKIKETESFCLPLCLRQRRTTCCCFSTLQRILQRSRV, via the exons ATGGCAAgagtagatgaaagaaaaaaggaagaggacgaagaagaaaggaaaaatgaaagtggaagaggaggaggagccaaaaCACAATATTCAG GAGCCACCATTGAGACAGAGGGAATCCAGCGGCAGTGTAGGAAGCGGAACACAGAGCTGGCCGGCCTCCAGGAAGCTCAGAGCCGGAGGGAGGCAGGTGAGCTGGAGAAGAATCTGGCGGATGACTCTGGTCTGCTGAAGGTGCTGCTGGACCATTTGTCTGAGGCAGAGAAGGAcaacctgctgctgcttcagtACTCTGCAGAGGATACTTCAAAGATCAAG GAGACTGAGTCATTCTGTCTTCCCCTCTGTCTGAGGCAGAGAAGGAcaacctgctgctgcttcagtACTCTGCAGAGGATACTTCAAAGATCAAG AGTCTGA
- the LOC123511578 gene encoding uncharacterized protein LOC123511578 isoform X1: protein MARVDERKKEEDEEERKNESGRGGGAKTQYSGATIETEGIQRQCRKRNTELAGLQEAQSRREAGELEKNLADDSGLLKVLLDHLSEAEKDNLLLLQYSAEDTSKIKSLSVHLKQECEQVAQAEAELSTAQEEVQVAQACLDQLGIAFFQSAAHRDHLLAQ from the exons ATGGCAAgagtagatgaaagaaaaaaggaagaggacgaagaagaaaggaaaaatgaaagtggaagaggaggaggagccaaaaCACAATATTCAG GAGCCACCATTGAGACAGAGGGAATCCAGCGGCAGTGTAGGAAGCGGAACACAGAGCTGGCCGGCCTCCAGGAAGCTCAGAGCCGGAGGGAGGCAGGTGAGCTGGAGAAGAATCTGGCGGATGACTCTGGTCTGCTGAAGGTGCTGCTGGACCATTTGTCTGAGGCAGAGAAGGAcaacctgctgctgcttcagtACTCTGCAGAGGATACTTCAAAGATCAAG AGTCTGAGTGTGCACCTGAAGCAGGAATGTGAGCAGGTGGCTCAGGCTGAGGCAGAACTGTCCACAGCACAGGAAGAGGTGCAGGTGGCTCAGGCCTGTCTGGACCAGCTGGGAATTGCATTCTTCCAGTCCGCTGCTCACCGGGACCACCTCCTGGCACAGTGA
- the LOC123511578 gene encoding uncharacterized protein LOC123511578 isoform X2 — protein MARVDERKKEEDEEERKNESGRGGGAKTQYSGATIETEGIQRQCRKRNTELAGLQEAQSRREAGELEKNLADDSGLLKVLLDHLSEAEKDNLLLLQYSAEDTSKIKSLSVHLKQECEQVAQACLDQLGIAFFQSAAHRDHLLAQ, from the exons ATGGCAAgagtagatgaaagaaaaaaggaagaggacgaagaagaaaggaaaaatgaaagtggaagaggaggaggagccaaaaCACAATATTCAG GAGCCACCATTGAGACAGAGGGAATCCAGCGGCAGTGTAGGAAGCGGAACACAGAGCTGGCCGGCCTCCAGGAAGCTCAGAGCCGGAGGGAGGCAGGTGAGCTGGAGAAGAATCTGGCGGATGACTCTGGTCTGCTGAAGGTGCTGCTGGACCATTTGTCTGAGGCAGAGAAGGAcaacctgctgctgcttcagtACTCTGCAGAGGATACTTCAAAGATCAAG AGTCTGAGTGTGCACCTGAAGCAGGAATGTGAGCAG GTGGCTCAGGCCTGTCTGGACCAGCTGGGAATTGCATTCTTCCAGTCCGCTGCTCACCGGGACCACCTCCTGGCACAGTGA
- the LOC123511579 gene encoding myosin type-2 heavy chain 2-like, protein MKTACIDDSLAVQQKIATLRREVEQETQILLQVKDSCQEAVENLRVVEEEARWVSGQIQVTTATREQIQAQVWAIENALDKINKEMESLDQRLAEQRTLLEEKRAFHACLKHRCGKAEDKLTLNTELVMSAEETLHSLETIVKEGEIQHLSRQIHYLTHDSNNNTAAEVEQHKQLEVLQQHLQDTTTTIRVLTKHLASLKTARFTEQMNVSQLEKQKQKIEAELTTVRMNNHSAERFVSYE, encoded by the exons ATGAAAACTGCCTgcattgac GACTCATTGGCAGTGCAGCAGAAGATTGCAACACTGAGGAGAGAGGTGGAGCAGGAAACACAGATCCTACTGCAGGTGAAGGACTCCTGTCAAGAGGCTGTGGAGAACCTgcgggtggtggaggaggaggcacggTGGGTGAGTGGCCAGATACAAGTCACCACAGCCACCAGGGAGCAGATTCAGGCCCAG GTGTGGGCAATTGAGAATGCACTGGACAAGATCAACAAGGAGATGGAGAGCTTGGACCAAAGGCTTGCAGAGCAGAGGACCTTGCTGGAAGAGAAAAGAGCCTTCCATGCCTGCCTCAAGCACCGATGTGGCAAGGCTGAGGACAAGCTCACCCTCAACACTGAGCTGGTCATGTCAGCTGAGGAAACACTGCATTCCTTGGAGACAATAGTTAAG gagGGCGAGATACAGCATCTCAGCCGGCAGATTCACTACCTGACCCacgacagcaacaataacacagCAGCAGAGGTGGAGCAGCATAAACAGCTGGAGGTGTTACAGCAACACCTAcaggacaccacaaccaccatcagaGTCCTTACCAAACATCTGGCCAGCCTTAAG ACTGCTCGCTTCACAGAGCAGATGAATGTCTCGCAGCTGGAGAAACAAAAGCAGAAGATAGAAGCAGAGTTAACCACTGTCAGGATGAACAACCACAGTGCTGAAAGGTTTGTATCATATGAATAA
- the LOC123511582 gene encoding uncharacterized protein LOC123511582, translated as MTDPLKRFGFHDLDCSQLPLLLPLLKGCSGCIPLLAESNRGVLPTIPVLLQQTGLCCCGRLGATFCRLASPSSEELYLARTSTLSAISHLCPVDTPCHPERE; from the exons ATGACTG ATCCGTTGAAGCGCTTCGGTTTTCATGACTTGGACTGCTCACAACTCCCTCTT ctgctgccactactgaaAGGTTGCAGCGGCTGCATTCCACTCCTGGCAGAATCAAACCGGGGTGTCCTGCCAACAATCCCAGTCCTGCTGCAGCAAACCGGCTTGTGTTGCTGTGGGAGACTAGGTGCCACATTCTGCCGCCTTGCTTCTCCTTCCAGCGAGGAACTCTACCTCGCTCGCACTTCCACTCTGTCGGCTATCTCACACCTCTGTCCTGTCGACACTCCCTGCCATCCAGAGAGGGAATGA
- the LOC123511533 gene encoding alpha-tocopherol transfer protein-like, which produces MVETREESGLSTLHPLSPPPHASQLAMEGEPNEKKQQQQQQPQINTNTAASAAAATRGDESPNSTPMTAEGEDSRTGAAAATAETKPAQQETTAGTTEVAAAAQHSEQPQESSTATSLSIGGGGDGGGGEGEGGNVLGHDGVVGAVLEVLRADRRIVAGAGDGSLPPELSEEAEGDLHEKPDWVDRDVQALREIVEAEPSLNSRLDKPFLLSFLRARKFDYDKAMAMLRSYYRARQENADLYVNLVPSALESVWPLHLQTVLPTPDTLGRTVLIFRAGAWDPELASLDDVFRSQVVVLEHVVRLPVTQLRGVAAVVDCAGLSMTHAYHLTPAHIRRMISVIQEVFPLRFKALHFVHEPAIFDWVFSLIKPFLSETIKGRLHFHGEDLSSLHQHIPPEELPEEVGGSMGPLDNSFLVDQLLKNEEYFRDHFQYGFEATPEPARTGGVLEAVTDVGSLLGSYYRRICID; this is translated from the exons ccaaatgaaaaaaaacagcagcagcagcagcagccacagatcaacacaaacacagcagcatcagcagcagcagcaacaagaggTGATGAGAGCCCGAACAGCACACCTATGACAGCAGAGGGTGAGGACAGCAGGAcaggggcagcagcagcaacagcagagaCCAAACCAGCACAGCAAGAGACCACAGCAGGCACaacagaagtagcagcagcagcacagcacagTGAACAACCACAGGAGAGCAGCACAGCGACATCACTtagcataggaggaggaggagatggtggtggaggagagggtgaaggagggaatgtGTTGGGGCATGATGGAGTGGTGGGGGCAGTGCTGGAGGTGCTGCGGGCGGACCGGAGGATAGTGGCAGGTGCGGGGGATGGCTCCCTGCCCCCTGAGCTGTCTGAGGAGGCCGAGGGAGACCTGCATGAAAAGCCAGACTGGGTGGACCGCGATGTGCAGGCACTGAG GGAGATTGTAGAAGCTGAACCCAGCCTGAACTCCCGCCTGGAcaaacccttcctcctctccttcctgagGGCACGCAAGTTTGACTACGACAAGGCAATGGcaatg TTGCGAAGTTACTACAGAGCACGGCAAGAGAATGCAGACCTGTATGTCAACCTGGTGCCCTCAGCCCTGGAGTCTGTGTGGCCACTGCACCTCCAGACAGTCCTGCCCACACCAGACACCCTCGGTCGCACTGTGCTTATCTTCAGAGCTG gggcaTGGGATCCGGAGTTGGCCAGCCTGGACGATGTGTTCCGGTCGcaagtggtggtgctggagcaTGTGGTGCGGCTGCCGGTCACACAGCTGAGGGGTGTGGCGGCCGTGGTGGACTGTGCTGGCCTCTCTATGACACACGCCTACCACCTCACACCAGCACACATCAGGCGCATGATCTCCGtgatacag GAGGTGTTCCCGCTGCGCTTCAAGGCTCTACACTTCGTCCACGAGCCAGCGATCTTTGACTGGGTGTTCTCCCTCATCAAACCATTCCTCTCGGAGACCATCAAGGGAAGG CTACACTTCCATGGTGAGGACCTGTCTTCCCTGCACCAGCACATCCCACCAGAGGAGCTGCCGGAGGAAGTGGGCGGCTCAATGGGGCCTCTTGACAACTCCTTCCTTGTCGACCAACTCTTGAAGAATGAAGAATATTTTagag ACCACTTCCAGTATGGCTTTGAGGCGACACCAGAGCCAGCACGGACAGGTGGTGTGCTGGAGGCTGTCACTGATGTTGGTTCCCTCCTGGGCAGTTACTACCGGCGGATTTGCATTGACTAG